Proteins from one Hypanus sabinus isolate sHypSab1 unplaced genomic scaffold, sHypSab1.hap1 scaffold_1235, whole genome shotgun sequence genomic window:
- the LOC132386635 gene encoding carcinoembryonic antigen-related cell adhesion molecule 5-like gives MAHKPQRPSLHLYVLEPVSGVAVVTNNSTPLENLDTIALSCDASGTVQTRTWFKDNQPIQEKDRIFTSFGNSKLTVITVNRNDAGTYKCIASNSFSGGAGETYVQVYCGCTAPETGDNFTLGAAAIVGIVLGSLAGGLIGGVCAWLFARKIGGSGILEGLKGTDDRSNLHKPELEETGESGITGGEHEPTAFVEGD, from the exons ATGGCTCACAAACCTCAGCGACCATCTCTCCATCTGTATGTCCTTG AGCCGGTGAGTGGGGTTGCCGTGGTGACCAATAATTCCACTCCCCTAGAAAACCTCGATACCATCGCACTGAGTTGTGACGCGTCGGGCACTGTTCAGACACGGACATGGTTCAAGGATAACCAACCCATCCAGGAAAAAGACAGAATATTTACATCTTTCGGCAACTCGAAACTGACTGTAATCACTGTGAACAGAAACGACGCAGGGACGTACAAGTGCATCGCCAGCAACTCTTTCAGCGGAGGCGCTGGAGAGACATACGTGCAAGTTTACTGCGGCTGCACAG CCCCAGAAACAGGCGACAATTTCACCCTAGGCGCTGCCGCGATCGTGGGCATTGTACTGGGTTCTCTTGCCGGAGGATTGATCGGCGGAGTCTGCGCATGGTTATTCGCAAGGAAAATTGGCGG AAGTGGGATATTGGAAGGTTTAAAGGGAACCGATGACCGAAGCAATTTACACAAGCCGGAGCTGGAGGAAACTGGCGAGTCAGGCATTACTGGTGGGGAACATGAACCGACGGCCTTTGTGGAAGGAGATTGA